Below is a window of Pseudomonadota bacterium DNA.
GTTGGCAAAACAGAATATATTAACGGCGGTATCGTCAATGATGATACAAGGATTACGGCGGGTGGCAAAGATGCCACGATCAATGATATTAAGGTAAAAGACAGGGTTACTATGGTTCTCAAAATGGAAAACAATGAGGTCTATGTTAAAAAGATCACAAAAAAATAAAAACCGGATCAATCTCCAGGAAAATGAGCAGATAGTATACCGTACCGGGTTTCATTGGGTAATGCTTCTCGGACCGGCAATGGTTCTAATCATAGCAGGAGTTTCAATCCCTTCCCGGGGGGTAGGCGCTTTGATACTGCTCATTATCGGGGTTGTCTGGGCAATATTCTCAATTATGAGTTACCGTAACTCCGAATTTTTAATAACAGATGGAAGACTTCTTGCAAGGTTTGGCTTTCCCTGGAAAAGAATTTACGATATTCCCCTCACAACCATTGAATATATTGACATGCACCAGCCCGCGCTCGGCAACATATTAAACTTCGGGAAGATCCTCATAAGACGTACCGGAGGATTCGTTCATTCCATTCGCATGATCCCGAATCCGATAGAATTTGTAAAAAAGGTCCAGGAGCAGATTATTTTAAATAGAAATAAAACGGAGCCTTTCTGACACAAACTTCTCGAACTCTTTACACAATTACTCCACAATCCTTGCCTCAAGCACCTTCTCAACACTGAAATCCTCCAGCCCCATATAATATGCTGCCGCATCAACCAATGCTTCCATAGGGGTCAGACCAACGATTTC
It encodes the following:
- a CDS encoding PH domain-containing protein — its product is MLKRSQKNKNRINLQENEQIVYRTGFHWVMLLGPAMVLIIAGVSIPSRGVGALILLIIGVVWAIFSIMSYRNSEFLITDGRLLARFGFPWKRIYDIPLTTIEYIDMHQPALGNILNFGKILIRRTGGFVHSIRMIPNPIEFVKKVQEQIILNRNKTEPF